GCTAGGCGTTGGGGATTTTGGTTCCCTGATGAAAGAGCATCTGCCAGCCGTGTTTGGATCGTATCCAGAGCGAGCTTCGCAGACTAGCCTGAGGCGCATTCGGGGATTGCTCGGGGACGGCACGATAGGTCGCCAACGCAGTTTCCGGTCCAAGACACTGGACGGTGAAGTCCGCGATGCGCGGGGCTGGTTGAGGTGATTCCGAAGTAAGGAATTCCAAAATTGTCGCTTTGTTCCAGATGCGGCCGGATGAGCCGAATTCGCGGAACTCCTCGGCCAGCAAAGCGGAGACCTGATCGCGATTCTTGCGGAAGACCGGGTCCATGAGCTGCTGCTCCTGTCTCAGCAACAACTCATGGAGAGTTCGATCTTGAACCGCGTTCATTGGTCCGCGTTCATTTGCCCGCGTCCGCGGTTACGGGCGGCTTGAGGTAGGTTTCAAACTGCGCCAGGATCGAGTTGAAAAGATGCGGGCGCACCTCTGTTCCGGCTATCGAATGCGTCTTGCGGGGGTAGATCTGCAGGTCGTAGGGAATGTTGTTTACGGTAAGCTGCTGGATGAACTGGACAACGTTTTGCAGATGTACGTTGTCGTCGCCCGTGCCTTGGACGAGCAGCAGGTGGCCGTGGAGTTTGGCGGCTGAGTTGACTACCGAGAAGTCCTTGTAGCCGGAAGCGAAGTCATTCGGCTCGCTCATGTAGCGCTCGGTGTAGATCGAGTCATAGTTATGCCAGTCGGTGACAGGAGCCACGGCCACGCCGGCACGGAAGCGGTCGGAGTGGGTGAGCGCATAGAGCGTGAAGGTGCCGCCCCAGCTCCATCCCCACCAGCCCTGGCGCTTAGGGTCGAGCTGCGGATACTTGGCGAGAGCCGCGTCCGCCACGGCGAGCTGATCTTCCAACTGCACGGGGCCGAAGTTATGATATGCGGTCTGTTCAAAGTCTCTACCGCGGCGGCCCGATCCGCGACCGTCAGTGTGCAAAACGGCGAAACCATGCTGCGCGAGCAGCGTGTCGAAGAGAAAGCTATCGCCGCCCCAATGATTCTCGACCGTCATCGGGCCAGGACCGCCATAGGGGTTGAGGATCAGTGGAACGGAAGCGGGATCGGTTTTGCCTTCGGGCAAAAGAAGCGTGGCATACAGGGTCGACCCGTCGCTCGCCTTCACTTCCAACTGCTCGGGTGCGCGCAGATGGTATGGTTCCACGGCGCGCGTGGACCAGAAGAGATTGCACTTCGATTCATGATCGCCAACACGGCACAGACTTACGGAATCCGGCGTCAGACGATCCGAATAGCGGTCGGTAAAGGCTCCGCCGGCGGGGGCAAAGCTGCCGGTATGATATCCAGCGGCAGTGGTGATAGGCTTGCGCTCGCCGCTGAAACTCACCTGCCATATCTGCCGCTCAAGCGGGCTGCCCTCATTCGAGGAGTAATACACGACCTTGTGCTGGTGGTCGACCTCCAGCACTTCATCTACTTCAAAATCGCCTTTGGTAAGCTGGCGCTCCAGTTTCGCGGGGCCGCCAAGCGGATTGTTTACGTCGTAACTGTAGAGATAGAGATGGGTGTGGCCATCCTGCCAACTGGTGAAGATAATCTTCCCGAAGGCAACGGATATGTCGTACTTTTCGGCGAAAAACTTATCGTCGCTCTCCTGGAGAACGAGCTTTGCCTGACCGGATGCGGCGTCGGCAAAGTAGAGATTCTTGTGTTTATGGTCGCGGCTCAGCGTCTCGACCCAGATCGTCTTGCGATCGGCCCAGCCAAAGCGCGGGATGTAGTCGTCGCCCGCCTTGAATCCCTCATTGCCCAGCTTAATCCAGACCGTCTTGCCGCCGGTGGGGCTGACAACTCCGACCCGAACATCCGGATTGGGGTCGCCGGGCTGCGGATAGCGCTGCCTGTCCACGTTGGGATGCAATGGAATCCAGTCCGTGATGGGGTACTCGGGAACCCGTGATTCGTCCATTTGCAGGTATGCAATCCGGGTGGAATCGGGAGACCAGAAATAGTTGCTTTTCGCATCCAGTTCTTCTTCGTAGACCCAGTCGACCTTGCCGTTGAGCACGGCGGGATTGTTAGTCACGGCCGCGTTGGAAACCGGCGTCCCCATCTCACGCAGGTGGATGACCGAAAGGCCGTGTTCCTCCCCATGCTCATTGATGAAGGAGAGCAGCTTGCCATCGGGCGAGAACTTGGGATCGTCTCCGGAGGCTGCGCCGCTGGCGCCGATATTCAGCCCGGTGCCGGTCTTGAGGTCATAGAGCCAGAGGCTGCCGTTGGTGTCAAAGAGCAGATGAGCAGAATCGGGCGCCCACAGATAGCCGGCCATGTGGTAGCGGGCGCGGTGGTCGCGATCCCTTTCACTGGCGGTGTTGCTGTTGAGCGAAGACAGTTTGGCGCGGCTGACCAGGATATGCGGTTTGCCGGTGCCGGGGTCCAGGTCGATGAGTTCCCCGCCATCCATATAGGTAAGGTGCTCGCCATCCGGAGACCAGGTGAGTCCTTCTGGCGCGCCGCCAGCGATCGGCCCATGCGCGTAGATGTCTTCGACGGTAAGGGTCTTGCCCGAACTCTGGCCGTGGAGTTGCGACGCAGCGGTAAGGGTGAGAAGAATTGCGGTTGAAAGACGCGAACGGAGATGACAGGAAATCAATGAGATGCCTCGTAGGAAGTGGTGAGCCTTGAGCGCGCAAATTTCGCGAAAACAGACCGGAGGGACGGCTCAAGGTCTACGAAGGCAGTGTACCGCAGTGGAATTGCGCGGAGCGTTCTTCGTTGCAATGGGCCAGTAATGGACAGTGGCTAATGTCGGGGATTAGTGCCCTCCACCGCCGCGGCCGCCTTTGACTTTGGTCATAAAGAAGACAATTGGAACCATCAGCCCCATCGCGGTTGCGAAGCATTTGATCACGTCCAGATACGCGAGCATGGTCGAGTGAAGGATGAGCTGGCGCATCAGCGTGCCCTGGGCCATGCCGCGGCCAAGGGCCATGGAGTAGACCATTCCGCCCTTGTCATGCAGGTAGCGCGACATCAGCGCCATCTGGTCCTGCATTGAAAGCGTGGACGCGGTGAGGTGGTCGCCGAGGCGGTGCTGGTGATACTGAGCGCGGCGGGCAAGCACCGTGACTAAAAACGCCGTGCCGACGCTTCCGCCGATGTTACGCGCGAGGTTGGTGAGACCGCTGACATCGTTGTTCTTGCCGGGCGGCATTCCGGCAAAGGAGATTGTGCTGATCGGCACGAACAGAAAGGCAAGCCCGGAGGCCTGGAAGACGCGCAGCCACGCGACATAGCCATAGCTCACGTCCAGGTCGAGGGTAAGCATGACGAAAAGCGCGACCGAACAGGAGAAGAATCCGTAAGCGACAAGAAAACGCGCGTCCACCTTTGCCACGAGAAACCCGACCAGCGGCATAAGCAGGATGATGCCGAAGCCGCCCGGGCTGATGACCAGTCCGGCCCGTTCGGCGGTATAGCCGAGCATTGATTGCACAAACTGCGGAATCAGCACCGTCGAACCGAAGAGGCAGAAGCCCAGCACAAACATCAGCAGGAATGCGATGGCGAAGTTTCGACGCTTGAAGAGCGTGAGATCGAGGATCGGTTTATGGCCGATGCGAATCTGGCGCATCTCCCACAAAACGAGCAGAATGAGCGAGCTGATACAAAGAACCGAAAAGGTAGTGATGATCTGTGAGCCGAACCAGTCGTCTTCCTGGCCTTTGTCGAGAACGAATTCGAGCGATCCGAAGCCGATCGCAAGGAGAAAAAAACCAGTGAAGTCGAGATTCAGCCCTTTTTTCTGCATCTCCTTAACTTCGTTGACGATATGCGGCGGATCTTCGACGATGCGGTTGGTCAGAAAGAGGCTGATGATGGCCACTGGGATGTTGATGAAGAAGATCCAGCGCCAGTCGAAGTTATCGGTGATGTAGCCGCCGAGCGTCGGCCCGATGGCCGGCGCGCAAACCACGGCGATGCCGTAGATGGCGAATGCCTTGCCGCGGTCTTTGGGCTCGAAAGTATCGGCCAGAATGGCCTGCTCGCTTGGCGCCAGTCCGCCGCCGCCCGCGCCCTGCAGGACGCGAAAGAAGATCAGCAGCGGCAACGAAGGCGCCAGTCCGCACATGGCCGAACTGATGCCGAAGAGCAGCACGCAGATCATGTAAAAGCGCTTGCGGCCCATGAACGTCGTCAGGTACGCCGACATAGGCAGAATGACGGCATTGGCGACGAGGTAGCTGGTGAGCACCCAGGTGGCTTCGTCGGCCGAGGCTCCGAGTCCGCCGGCGATATGCGGAAGCGCGACGTTGGCAATGGAGGTGTCGAGAACCTCCATGAAGGTGGCAAGTGTGACGGTGAGAGCAACCGCCCAGCGATTTGCGCGCGGCTTCCAGACCGTGGTGGGAGCCTTGGCGGGGGCCTGCATCGAAATCGGTGAGGTCTGAGTCGCGGCACTCATGGGAATTCACAGTATAGAGACTGAAGCACGCACCAACGATTCAGAATGTGACAGGTGCAATATGTGCCTGGTGCGATCGCGTTAATTCACGAATTCAAGGGCGTGATTCATCCCAATGCTATATTTGCTGCACTGAATTCGAAGTGGTTGGCAATGGGAATATCCGATGGCGCGTCTCAAAGGCCCAATTTCGCCACTATCCAGCTTTCGGCTCGTGATCGCGATCCTTGGCATGATCGCGTTGCCTGCTGCGCTGACGCTGCACACA
This portion of the Acidicapsa acidisoli genome encodes:
- a CDS encoding nuclear transport factor 2 family protein, which produces MNAVQDRTLHELLLRQEQQLMDPVFRKNRDQVSALLAEEFREFGSSGRIWNKATILEFLTSESPQPAPRIADFTVQCLGPETALATYRAVPEQSPNAPQASLRSSLWIRSKHGWQMLFHQGTKIPNA
- a CDS encoding S9 family peptidase, producing the protein MISCHLRSRLSTAILLTLTAASQLHGQSSGKTLTVEDIYAHGPIAGGAPEGLTWSPDGEHLTYMDGGELIDLDPGTGKPHILVSRAKLSSLNSNTASERDRDHRARYHMAGYLWAPDSAHLLFDTNGSLWLYDLKTGTGLNIGASGAASGDDPKFSPDGKLLSFINEHGEEHGLSVIHLREMGTPVSNAAVTNNPAVLNGKVDWVYEEELDAKSNYFWSPDSTRIAYLQMDESRVPEYPITDWIPLHPNVDRQRYPQPGDPNPDVRVGVVSPTGGKTVWIKLGNEGFKAGDDYIPRFGWADRKTIWVETLSRDHKHKNLYFADAASGQAKLVLQESDDKFFAEKYDISVAFGKIIFTSWQDGHTHLYLYSYDVNNPLGGPAKLERQLTKGDFEVDEVLEVDHQHKVVYYSSNEGSPLERQIWQVSFSGERKPITTAAGYHTGSFAPAGGAFTDRYSDRLTPDSVSLCRVGDHESKCNLFWSTRAVEPYHLRAPEQLEVKASDGSTLYATLLLPEGKTDPASVPLILNPYGGPGPMTVENHWGGDSFLFDTLLAQHGFAVLHTDGRGSGRRGRDFEQTAYHNFGPVQLEDQLAVADAALAKYPQLDPKRQGWWGWSWGGTFTLYALTHSDRFRAGVAVAPVTDWHNYDSIYTERYMSEPNDFASGYKDFSVVNSAAKLHGHLLLVQGTGDDNVHLQNVVQFIQQLTVNNIPYDLQIYPRKTHSIAGTEVRPHLFNSILAQFETYLKPPVTADAGK
- a CDS encoding DHA2 family efflux MFS transporter permease subunit, translating into MSAATQTSPISMQAPAKAPTTVWKPRANRWAVALTVTLATFMEVLDTSIANVALPHIAGGLGASADEATWVLTSYLVANAVILPMSAYLTTFMGRKRFYMICVLLFGISSAMCGLAPSLPLLIFFRVLQGAGGGGLAPSEQAILADTFEPKDRGKAFAIYGIAVVCAPAIGPTLGGYITDNFDWRWIFFINIPVAIISLFLTNRIVEDPPHIVNEVKEMQKKGLNLDFTGFFLLAIGFGSLEFVLDKGQEDDWFGSQIITTFSVLCISSLILLVLWEMRQIRIGHKPILDLTLFKRRNFAIAFLLMFVLGFCLFGSTVLIPQFVQSMLGYTAERAGLVISPGGFGIILLMPLVGFLVAKVDARFLVAYGFFSCSVALFVMLTLDLDVSYGYVAWLRVFQASGLAFLFVPISTISFAGMPPGKNNDVSGLTNLARNIGGSVGTAFLVTVLARRAQYHQHRLGDHLTASTLSMQDQMALMSRYLHDKGGMVYSMALGRGMAQGTLMRQLILHSTMLAYLDVIKCFATAMGLMVPIVFFMTKVKGGRGGGGH